One genomic segment of Erythrolamprus reginae isolate rEryReg1 chromosome 2, rEryReg1.hap1, whole genome shotgun sequence includes these proteins:
- the LOC139161377 gene encoding tubulin alpha-1C chain codes for MRECISIHVGQAGVQIGNACWELYCLEHGIQPDGQMPSDKTIGGGDDSFNTFFSETGAGKHVPRAVFIDLEPTVIDEVRTGTYRQLFHPEQLITGKEDAANNYARGHYTIGKEIIDLVLDRLRKLADQCTGLQGFLVFHSFGGGTGSGFTSLLMERLSVDYGKKSKLEFSIYPAPQVSTAVVEPYNSILTTHTTLEHSDCAFMVDNEAIYDICRRNLDIERPSYTNLNRLISQIVSSITASLRFDGALNVDLTEFQTNLVPYPRIHFPLATYAPVISAEKAYHEQLTVAEITNACFEPANQMVKCDPRHGKYMACCLLYRGDVVPKDVNAAIATIKTKRSIQFVDWCPTGFKVGINYQPPTVVPGGDLAKVQRAVCMLSNTTAIAEAWARLDHKFDLMYAKRAFVHWYVGEGMEEGEFSEAREDMAALEKDYEEVGADSADGEDEGDEY; via the exons ATG CGTGAGTGCATCTCCATCCATGTTGGCCAAGCCGGTGTCCAGATTGGCAATGCCTGCTGGGAACTGTACTGCCTTGAACATGGTATCCAGCCAGATGGGCAGATGCCAAGTGACAAGACCATTGGGGGAGGAGATGACTCCTTCAACACCTTCTTCAGTGAAACTGGAGCTGGCAAACACGTCCCCAGGGCTGTGTTCATAGACTTGGAGCCAACGGTGATTG ATGAAGTGCGCACTGGTACTTACCGCCAGCTATTCCACCCTGAGCAATTGATCACTGGCAAAGAAGATGCTGCTAACAACTATGCCAGGGGGCATTACACCATCGGCAAAGAGATCATTGACTTGGTCCTTGACAGACTTAGGAAATTG GCTGACCAGTGCACAGGTCTCCAGGGCTTCCTGGTCTTCCACAGCTTTGGTGGTGGCACTGGCTCTGGTTTCACATCCTTGCTGATGGAGCGCCTGTCCGTAGACTATGGCAAGAAGTCCAAGCTGGAGTTCTCCATCTACCCAGCTCCCCAAGTATCCACAGCTGTCGTTGAGCCCTACAACTCCATCCTGACCACCCACACCACCCTGGAGCACTCCGACTGTGCCTTCATGGTAGACAACGAAGCCATCTATGACATTTGCCGACGGAACCTTGACATTGAGCGCCCCTCCTACACCAACCTCAACCGCCTGATCAGCCAGATCGTGTCCTCCATTACAGCTTCCCTGCGATTCGATGGTGCCCTGAATGTAGACCTGACAGAATTCCAGACCAACTTGGTGCCCTACCCTAGAATCCACTTCCCTCTGGCGACCTATGCTCCAGTCATCTCTGCTGAAAAAGCCTACCATGAGCAGCTGACTGTAGCAGAGATCACTAATGCATGCTTTGAGCCAGCTAATCAGATGGTGAAATGTGACCCTCGTCACGGTAAATACATGGCCTGCTGCCTGTTGTACCGTGGTGACGTTGTCCCCAAAGATGTCAATGCTGCTATTGCCACCATCAAGACCAAACGCAGCATCCAGTTTGTGGACTGGTGCCCCACCGGTTTCAAGGTTGGTATCAACTACCAGCCCCCGACCGTAGTTCCCGGAGGCGACCTGGCCAAGGTGCAGCGTGCGGTCTGCATGCTGAGCAACACCACAGCCATTGCTGAGGCCTGGGCTCGCCTGGACCATAAGTTTGATCTGATGTATGCCAAGCGTGCCTTTGTCCACTGGTACGTTGGGGAAGGGATGGAAGAAGGGGAGTTCTCAGAGGCTCGGGAGGACATGGCTGCTCTGGAGAAGGATTATGAAGAGGTAGGGGCTGATAGTGCTGACGGGGAAGATGAGGGAGATGAATACTGA